The following nucleotide sequence is from Mucilaginibacter sp. cycad4.
TAACCGGGGCATCGAGCAAACCGGATAGTGTATTGCCTAAAGTAGCGCCAATATAAAACAGCGGTGTTACTTCGCCGCCTTTAAAACCTGTGCCAAGTGTTATCGTGGTGTAAATGGTTTTCCAGAGCCAGCTCCAGCTATCGGCGCCACCGGCATGAAAGGCTGAAGGGATTGTAACAGCACCAACATGTTCGGCATCTACCCCTAAACTTAAGTAATCGGGTTTTCCGTTGATATAAGTAAGGGCTATAATGATAATACCGCCAATAAAAGGGATCAACCAGGGCGTTTTTACGTATTTGGTAAAAAAACTTTTGATGCCATGTACCATTTTGGCAAACAGGTAACTGGCCAGCCCGAAAGCGATAGATGCTATTATCGTTTTGATGATCAGCAACAGATCGGTCGAAACGTAGCCCGAAAACCAATGCGGAATAACCGGGATAATGTCGATATGGTAAGGCGTATGATGAACGCCCCAGGCGGCCACCGTAATATCGCCAATAATACCGGCAATGAGGCAGGGCAACAGGGCATTATATTGCACGCGACCGATAGTTAACACTTCCATGGCAAAAATGGCGCCTGTCAACGGTGTGCCAAATACCGCACCGAAACCTGCTGCTATGCCCGCGGTAAGTACTGTTTGGGTATCAGCTTCGTTCAGCTTAAGCTGTTTGCCTACCATCTGGGCTATGCTGCCGCCCATTTGCACCGCCGTTCCCTCGCGCCCGGCCGAGCCGCCAAACAAATGAGTGATTATGGTAGTAATAAGCACAAGCGGGGCCATCCGTTTAGGAACACCGCCGCCGGGGTTATGAATTTCGTCGATAATTAAATTATTCCCCTTCTCGGCCGAACCGCCGAAGAGTTTATAGATAAAGTATATGGCTATACCTGCCATCGGCAGCAAATACAACAACCAGTTATGCGTAAACCGAAAATGGATGGCCCAGCTCAGCAACCACAGGAACAAGGCTACGGCGCTGCCTATAACAGCGGCTATAGGAATGACGATTGCCGTCCACCGGAGCGCGTTTTTCAGGATTGTGAAATGTTGCGACGAAAAAAGTTGATTTTGCATGATGCTGATATTTATTACCCACAAAAAATTAGCACAGAGCAAAGCCTGCGAGTTAATTGTCTGTAGGCGCCATCAGCTTTTTAGGGCGGTTAAGTAGGAAGACACCATTTCCTTTTGATGAGGCTAATATAGCTTTCTTTTGTTAAAAATAAAACGGGGATTCGCTTTAATACGGAAGTGCATTAGGAACTAAAATAGTTGCCCCTAATGAATAAAAAGCGTGGGATTGTGCGATTCCCCTCTTGAGAGGGGTGGAAGGGTGTGCTCCTACACTTTGCTTATCGATTGCAGAAATACACCCTGCTACCACTTTTTTCTCTGCGTCCCCTCTCAAGAGGGGATTTTAAAATCTACAGCATCTACAAAATAAAATAGCCTTACTTAGCACGTATGCATGAGTAAGGCTATTTCCCCTTGTCTTTTGAACAGACCGGCTCAAGTTATTCTACTTAAGCAACGCTTAGTGTTTCCACATCCTTAAGTGCCAGAAGCATTAATTTACCCTGGTATTCCACCCAGATGTCGGCGAAACTATTCTCATCGTACCCCATAAATTTTAATGGATGACCAATGTGCAGGTTTTTCCATTTTTTTCCGATGTACTTAAGGAGTTGTCCGCTTTTTAGTGTGTGCTTTGCCATAAGTTTTAACTTTTAGGAGTGAAAAACTAAATTAATTAACGAAACCGATAAGATTTAACTTTTTAAGAATATTTTTTGAATTGTATCAGGTTTATTACAACTGTTGGTTAAACAGATTTAGCTTTATTTTGCTCAATTACCTCAAGGTAAAAGTTTTCATATTTGGGCAAAATAGTAGATAATTCAAACTCTTTGGCATGCGCCAGTGCATTTTCTTTAAATTTAGCTAAACGTTCTTCATCTTCCAAAATAAATATTGCTTTTTCTGCCATACCGTCCACATCCCCGGGATCTTTCAAAAATCCTGTTACGCCATCAACATTTAATTCGGGCAAACCACCGGCATTACTGCTGATCACCGGCACTTTACAAGCCATAGCTTCGAGCGCTGCCAAACCAAAACTCTCAGATTGCGACGGCATCAGGAACAGGTCGGATACAGAAAGGATCTCTTCAACAGCATCCTGTTTACCCAAAAAACGCGCGTTGTCGGTAACGCCCAAATCGCGGCAAAGCTGCTCACACATGGAACGTTCGGGGCCGTCGCCCACCATCAGCAATTTCGACGGGATCTTTTTGATCACTTTAGCAAAGATCTTCACTACATCTTCGGTACGTTTTACCTTACGGAAGTTGGAGGTATGCACCAGGATCTTTTCGCCCGAAGGTGCAATCGCTTTCTTAAAATGATCCTTAGGTTTAAGGCTGAACCTGCTAAGGTCAATAAAGTTAGGGATCACGAGGATATCCTTCTTAATATCAAAAAACTTATAGGTATCCTCCTTCAGGTTTTGCGATACGGCTGTTACGCCATCGCTTTGGTTGATGGAGAAAGTAACAACAGGTTTAAAGGTGCGGTCTTTACCAACCAGCGTAATATCGGTACCGTGCAGCGTAGTTACCACCGGGATATAAATACCATAGGTCATTAATATTTGCTTGGCCATAAATGCAGCCGAAGCATGGGGTATAGCATAATGCACATGCAATACATCCAATTGCTCATGACGTACCACATCAACCAGCCTGCTTGCCAGTGCAAGTTCATACGGCGGAAAATCAAACAGTGGATAGTTGGCAACCGAAACTTCGTGATAGAACAGGTTTTCGGAAAAGAGGTCCAACCGGGCCGGCTGGTTATAGGTCACAAAATGAACCTGGTGGCCACGGTCTGCAAGGGCTTTACCCAGTTCAGTGGCAACAACCCCGCTTCCGCCAAAGGTTGGGTAACAAACAATTCCGATCTTCATTAATATGTTTTAATTGGTGCAAGTTTAACAGCAATTTACATCAAATATGTTAAGCTTGTGTAAAATGATGGATGGATGATAATTACCGCATATTTATTTTGCCTGCGTTGCCAACCATATCTCATACCAAATGTTTAAACATATATCAAACCAATAATAAATAACTGATTATCAACATGAGCAACCATATAAATTTAGCAATAAACGGTATACAACATATTGGCGTGCCGGTAACCAATATTGAAGCATCACAACAATTTTACAGCAGGCTGGGCTTTAACAATGTAATGCAAGCCCCCTTTACCGATAATGGCGGTACGGGCACCTGCGTTATGATGCAGCGCGGCAATATGATTATGGAGCTTTACCAACTACCGGAAGCTTCATTGGCCGGGGTCCGCTCAAGATCAAACGGGCACATTGATCATGTAGCCTTTGATGTTGATGATATCGACCGTACTTTTAAAACTGTTAAAGAGGCCGGTTTTAACATACTTGAACCGGAGCCTGTGTTTTTACAATTCTGGAAAAACGGCTGCAAATATTTTAATATCACCGGGCCGGATGGTGAGCGATTGGAGTTTAACCAGGTGCTTTGATTTGGGAATTCGGATTTTCGGTTTCGGATTTAGTTATACAAATAAAACAGGTGGTCAGCAAATGACAGCGGCTTGATTGGCAAGCCGCATTGCAAATGGGGCACTAAAAACAAATATGACCATCAGTTTAGTTATTCAAGCATATTTCTTTCTACGGCTATTCTAAACATAATCTACAATTTATTGTCGATATTTATACTATGCTTAAAGCACTGTGCCTCCATATCGCATTGATCATTTTTACAGCAGGCAATTTGTTTGCCCAGCAGCCCGCATTTAAAGGCGGACAGCAGGCGCTTAATGATTTCCTGAAGACAAAGATCATTTATCCTGAGTACTCGCGGCAAAACTGTATTTCGGGAACCATCAACGTTTCGTTTATGGTTGACAAAGATGGTGTGGTACATGATGCTAAAGTACAGGGCGGCCCTGGCATTGACCTTGA
It contains:
- the bshA gene encoding N-acetyl-alpha-D-glucosaminyl L-malate synthase BshA, whose protein sequence is MKIGIVCYPTFGGSGVVATELGKALADRGHQVHFVTYNQPARLDLFSENLFYHEVSVANYPLFDFPPYELALASRLVDVVRHEQLDVLHVHYAIPHASAAFMAKQILMTYGIYIPVVTTLHGTDITLVGKDRTFKPVVTFSINQSDGVTAVSQNLKEDTYKFFDIKKDILVIPNFIDLSRFSLKPKDHFKKAIAPSGEKILVHTSNFRKVKRTEDVVKIFAKVIKKIPSKLLMVGDGPERSMCEQLCRDLGVTDNARFLGKQDAVEEILSVSDLFLMPSQSESFGLAALEAMACKVPVISSNAGGLPELNVDGVTGFLKDPGDVDGMAEKAIFILEDEERLAKFKENALAHAKEFELSTILPKYENFYLEVIEQNKAKSV
- a CDS encoding voltage-gated chloride channel family protein, with amino-acid sequence MQNQLFSSQHFTILKNALRWTAIVIPIAAVIGSAVALFLWLLSWAIHFRFTHNWLLYLLPMAGIAIYFIYKLFGGSAEKGNNLIIDEIHNPGGGVPKRMAPLVLITTIITHLFGGSAGREGTAVQMGGSIAQMVGKQLKLNEADTQTVLTAGIAAGFGAVFGTPLTGAIFAMEVLTIGRVQYNALLPCLIAGIIGDITVAAWGVHHTPYHIDIIPVIPHWFSGYVSTDLLLIIKTIIASIAFGLASYLFAKMVHGIKSFFTKYVKTPWLIPFIGGIIIIALTYINGKPDYLSLGVDAEHVGAVTIPSAFHAGGADSWSWLWKTIYTTITLGTGFKGGEVTPLFYIGATLGNTLSGLLDAPVSLFAALGFIAVFAGATNTPLACTFMGIELFGGEHALLFAIACFTAYLFSGHTGIYGSQRIGVTKLSNDPADDKTLSEAMKRRGYLYHKLAKYSFLKAKR
- a CDS encoding VOC family protein, translated to MSNHINLAINGIQHIGVPVTNIEASQQFYSRLGFNNVMQAPFTDNGGTGTCVMMQRGNMIMELYQLPEASLAGVRSRSNGHIDHVAFDVDDIDRTFKTVKEAGFNILEPEPVFLQFWKNGCKYFNITGPDGERLEFNQVL